In one Ochotona princeps isolate mOchPri1 chromosome 16, mOchPri1.hap1, whole genome shotgun sequence genomic region, the following are encoded:
- the LOC131482197 gene encoding guanine nucleotide-binding protein G(o) subunit alpha-like has protein sequence MHESLMLFDSICNNKFFIDTSIILFLNKKDLFGEKIKKSPLTICFPEYTGPNTYEDAAAYIQAQFESKNRSPNKEIYCHMTCATDTNNIQVVFDAVTDIIIANNLRGCGLY, from the exons ATGCACGAGTCTCTTATGCTCTTCGACTCCATCTGCAACAACAAGTTCTTCATCGATACCTCCATCATTCTCTTCCTCAACAAGAAAGATCTCTTTGGAGAGAAGATTAAGAAGTCACCTTTGACCATCTGCTTTCCTGAGTACACAG GCCCCAATACCTATGAAGATGCAGCTGCCTACATCCAAGCACAATTTGAAAGCAAAAACCGCTCACCCAACAAGGAAATCTACTGTCACATGACTTGTGCCACAGACACGAATAACATCCAGGTTGTATTCGACGCCGTCACCGACATCATCATTGCCAACAACCTCCGGGGCTGCGGCTTGTACTGA